The proteins below are encoded in one region of Pseudomonas putida NBRC 14164:
- a CDS encoding trimeric intracellular cation channel family protein, with protein sequence MLLMLYLIAITAEAMTGALSAGRRGMDWFGVVLIACVTALGGGSVRDVLLGHYPLTWVKHPEYLVLTSFAALLTIFIAPMMRRLRSLFLVLDALGLVAFTLIGCMTALEMGQGMLVASISGVITGVFGGILRDIFCNDIPLVFRRELYASVSFAAAWFYLGCVYFKVPAEQAMLLTLFGGFLVRLLAIRFHWEMPKFHYNDQQ encoded by the coding sequence ATGTTGTTGATGCTCTACCTCATTGCTATCACCGCCGAAGCCATGACCGGCGCGTTGTCTGCCGGGCGCCGCGGCATGGACTGGTTTGGCGTGGTACTGATCGCCTGCGTCACCGCGCTGGGTGGCGGCTCGGTGCGCGACGTGCTGCTCGGGCATTACCCACTGACCTGGGTGAAGCACCCGGAGTACCTGGTGCTGACCAGCTTTGCGGCGTTGCTGACCATTTTCATTGCCCCGATGATGCGCCGCCTGCGCTCGCTGTTCCTGGTGCTCGATGCCCTGGGGCTGGTGGCCTTTACCCTGATCGGCTGCATGACCGCGCTGGAGATGGGGCAGGGCATGCTGGTGGCGTCGATCAGTGGGGTGATCACTGGGGTATTTGGCGGGATCTTGCGGGATATCTTCTGCAACGACATTCCACTGGTGTTCCGCCGCGAGCTGTATGCCAGCGTGTCGTTTGCGGCGGCATGGTTCTACCTGGGGTGCGTGTATTTCAAGGTGCCGGCAGAGCAGGCGATGCTGCTGACCTTGTTTGGCGGGTTCCTGGTGCGGTTGCTGGCGATCCGCTTCCACTGGGAAATGCCCAAGTTCCACTACAACGACCAGCAGTGA
- a CDS encoding rhodanese-like domain-containing protein: MTDFSGLPLVIEAADLLPRLGSPQLILVDLSSANRYVSGHIPGARFVEGKRTQLGQPPAPGLLPSLGELEKLFSELGHRDGAVYVVYDDEGGGWAGRFIWLLDVIGHKAYHYLNGGIQAWPADTLSTDVPASVNSPVHLRIDNAPTATREYLQSRLGADDLVIWDARGPQEFSGEKVLAAKGGHIPGAINFEWTAGMDLNDHLRIRHDIQHVLEQLGITPDKEVITHCQTHRRSGFTYLVAKALGYPRVKAYAGSWSEWGNHPDTPVEV; this comes from the coding sequence ATGACTGACTTTTCCGGCCTGCCCCTGGTGATCGAAGCCGCGGACCTGCTGCCACGCCTGGGTTCGCCACAGTTGATCCTGGTCGACCTGAGCAGTGCCAACCGCTATGTCAGCGGGCATATCCCCGGCGCACGCTTTGTCGAAGGCAAGCGCACCCAGCTTGGCCAGCCTCCAGCGCCCGGCCTGCTGCCGTCCCTGGGCGAGCTGGAAAAACTGTTCAGCGAACTCGGCCACCGCGACGGCGCCGTCTATGTGGTGTATGACGATGAAGGCGGGGGCTGGGCCGGGCGCTTCATCTGGCTGCTCGACGTGATTGGTCACAAGGCCTATCACTACCTCAATGGCGGTATCCAGGCCTGGCCGGCTGACACGCTGTCCACCGACGTGCCCGCCAGCGTCAACAGCCCGGTGCACCTGCGTATCGACAACGCCCCCACCGCCACCCGCGAGTACCTGCAAAGCCGCCTGGGTGCCGATGACCTGGTCATCTGGGACGCCCGCGGCCCGCAGGAATTCAGCGGCGAGAAGGTATTGGCTGCCAAGGGCGGGCACATCCCCGGCGCGATCAACTTCGAGTGGACCGCCGGCATGGACCTCAACGACCACTTGCGCATTCGCCATGACATCCAACATGTCCTCGAGCAACTGGGCATCACCCCTGACAAGGAAGTGATCACCCACTGCCAGACCCACCGCCGCTCCGGCTTCACTTATCTGGTGGCCAAGGCCCTCGGCTACCCACGCGTCAAGGCTTACGCCGGCTCGTGGAGCGAATGGGGCAACCACCCGGACACGCCTGTAGAAGTTTAA
- the serB gene encoding phosphoserine phosphatase SerB, translating to MREIVLINITGEDRPGLTAAITGVLLQGGVSILDIGLAVMHGTLSFGILVDIPDNEVATALLQSVQAKAHELNLQARYTPISEADYQHWADGQGEARHIVTLLSRKITPEQLQRVSAVISQYGLTIERIERLSARVALDAETDKGKAAIEISVRGAPSDAQALRADFFALAEALSIDIAFQKDDLFRRNRRLAVFDMDSTLIEAEVIDELAKAAGVGEQVAAITERAMRGELDFRASFKERMALLKGLDVGVLDEIGASLRLTEGAENLFAELKRLGYKTAILSGGFTYFARQVQARLGIDYVFANELEVVDGKVTGVAVEPIVDAQRKAELLQQLASEEGLQLEQTIAVGDGANDLPMLSLAGLGVAFRAKPLVRQSAKQAISTLGLDGVLYLLGLRDRDARG from the coding sequence GTGCGCGAAATCGTCCTGATCAACATCACCGGTGAGGACCGTCCCGGTCTCACTGCGGCTATCACCGGCGTCCTGCTGCAGGGCGGTGTGAGCATCCTCGACATCGGCCTGGCGGTCATGCACGGCACTTTGTCGTTCGGTATCCTGGTCGACATCCCGGACAACGAAGTGGCTACCGCCCTGCTGCAAAGCGTGCAGGCCAAGGCCCATGAACTGAACCTGCAGGCCCGCTACACACCGATTTCCGAGGCGGACTACCAGCACTGGGCTGACGGCCAGGGCGAGGCGCGCCACATCGTCACCCTGCTCAGCCGCAAGATCACCCCCGAGCAACTGCAGCGGGTGAGTGCGGTGATAAGCCAGTATGGCCTGACTATCGAGCGTATCGAGCGTCTGTCGGCGCGTGTGGCGCTGGATGCCGAAACCGACAAGGGCAAAGCGGCCATCGAAATCTCCGTGCGCGGCGCGCCGAGCGATGCCCAGGCCCTGCGTGCCGACTTCTTTGCCCTGGCCGAAGCGCTGAGCATCGACATCGCCTTCCAGAAGGACGACCTGTTCCGCCGCAACCGCCGCCTGGCGGTGTTCGACATGGACTCGACGCTGATCGAAGCCGAAGTCATCGACGAACTGGCCAAGGCTGCCGGCGTGGGTGAGCAGGTGGCGGCCATCACCGAGCGCGCCATGCGCGGTGAGCTGGACTTCCGCGCCAGCTTCAAGGAGCGCATGGCGCTGCTCAAGGGCCTGGATGTGGGTGTGCTGGACGAAATCGGTGCCTCGCTGCGCCTGACCGAAGGTGCCGAAAACCTGTTCGCCGAGCTCAAGCGCCTGGGTTACAAGACCGCGATCCTGTCCGGTGGCTTTACCTACTTTGCCCGCCAGGTGCAGGCGCGCCTGGGTATCGACTATGTGTTCGCCAACGAGCTGGAAGTGGTCGACGGCAAGGTGACCGGTGTGGCGGTCGAGCCGATCGTCGATGCCCAGCGCAAGGCCGAGCTGCTGCAACAGTTGGCCAGTGAAGAAGGCTTGCAGCTGGAGCAGACCATCGCCGTAGGTGATGGCGCCAACGACCTGCCGATGCTGTCGCTGGCCGGCCTGGGCGTAGCGTTCCGCGCCAAACCGCTGGTGCGCCAGTCGGCCAAGCAAGCCATTTCCACCCTGGGGCTGGATGGCGTGCTGTACCTGCTGGGCCTGCGTGACCGCGACGCCCGCGGCTGA
- the motA gene encoding flagellar motor stator protein MotA has translation MAKIIGIIVVFASVLGGYVLSHGKIAALIQPFEVLIIGGAAFGAFLQANPGHMTMHVIKKSMKMFGSRFTHAYYLEVLGLVYEILNKSRREGMMAIEADIEDAAASPIFAKYPTVLADERMTAFVCDYLRIMSTGNMAPHELEGLFDMELLSMKEELEHPSHAVTGIADGMPGFGIVAAVLGIVVTMASLGEGDQAAIGMHVGAALVGTFFGILAAYGFFGPLAKCLEHDAKEELNLYESIKASLVASASGMPPSLAVEFGRKVLYPMHRPSFAELEQAVRGR, from the coding sequence ATGGCTAAAATTATCGGCATCATCGTCGTATTCGCGAGCGTGCTCGGCGGCTACGTGCTCTCCCACGGCAAGATCGCAGCGCTGATCCAGCCGTTCGAAGTACTGATCATCGGCGGTGCAGCCTTTGGTGCATTCCTGCAGGCCAACCCTGGCCACATGACCATGCACGTCATCAAGAAGTCGATGAAGATGTTCGGCTCGCGCTTCACCCATGCCTACTACCTGGAGGTACTGGGCCTGGTGTACGAGATCCTCAACAAGAGCCGTCGCGAAGGCATGATGGCCATCGAGGCTGACATCGAAGACGCCGCCGCCAGCCCGATCTTCGCCAAGTACCCGACGGTACTGGCCGATGAGCGCATGACCGCGTTTGTCTGCGACTACCTGCGCATCATGTCCACCGGCAACATGGCCCCGCACGAACTCGAGGGCCTGTTCGACATGGAGCTGCTGAGCATGAAGGAAGAGCTGGAGCACCCGTCCCATGCAGTGACCGGCATCGCTGACGGCATGCCTGGTTTCGGTATCGTCGCGGCGGTACTGGGGATCGTGGTGACCATGGCCTCGCTGGGCGAGGGTGACCAGGCGGCCATCGGCATGCACGTGGGTGCGGCGCTGGTGGGTACCTTCTTCGGTATTCTCGCTGCCTACGGCTTCTTCGGCCCGTTGGCCAAGTGCCTGGAGCACGATGCCAAGGAAGAGCTGAACCTCTACGAATCGATCAAGGCTTCGCTGGTTGCCTCGGCCTCGGGCATGCCACCTTCGCTGGCCGTGGAGTTCGGGCGCAAGGTGCTGTACCCCATGCATCGCCCAAGTTTCGCCGAGCTGGAACAAGCGGTTCGCGGTCGCTGA
- the motB gene encoding flagellar motor protein MotB: MENNQPIIVKRVKRFGGGHHGGAWKIAFADFATAMMAFFLVLWLMSTATPEQKIAIAGYFKDPIGFSESGTPYVIDLGGSPELAPEKTINPEVKSEPMPESTTQLSKDQVETMAEQVERERLELLLQELQNKVEENPQLQKFKDQILFEITQDGLRIQIMDAENRPMFDIGSARLQPYFEDILLAMADTIKAVPNKISISGHTDAKPYAGSGEFGNWELSANRANAARRALVAGGYPDGQVARVVGYASSSLFDRKDPFNPVNRRIDIIVLTKKAQRNIEGEQGAPEAPAAEPAAPPASGPVPGAAAPEAPGATEQAPMQPRELRQKLNIFEDGTLKMDEAKEQ; encoded by the coding sequence ATGGAAAACAATCAGCCCATCATCGTAAAGCGCGTCAAGCGCTTTGGCGGCGGCCACCACGGCGGCGCCTGGAAAATCGCGTTTGCCGACTTTGCTACGGCAATGATGGCGTTCTTCCTGGTGCTGTGGCTGATGTCCACGGCCACGCCGGAGCAGAAGATTGCCATTGCTGGCTACTTCAAGGACCCGATCGGCTTCTCGGAAAGCGGTACGCCTTATGTCATCGACCTGGGCGGCTCGCCTGAACTGGCGCCGGAGAAAACCATCAACCCGGAAGTGAAATCCGAGCCGATGCCCGAGAGCACGACCCAGCTGAGCAAGGACCAGGTCGAGACCATGGCCGAGCAGGTAGAGCGCGAGCGCCTGGAGTTGCTGCTGCAGGAACTGCAGAACAAGGTGGAAGAGAACCCGCAGCTGCAGAAGTTCAAGGACCAGATCCTGTTCGAAATTACCCAGGACGGGCTGCGCATCCAGATCATGGATGCCGAGAACCGGCCGATGTTCGACATCGGCAGCGCCCGCTTGCAGCCCTACTTTGAAGACATCCTGCTGGCCATGGCCGACACCATCAAGGCGGTGCCGAACAAGATCAGCATCAGCGGCCACACCGACGCCAAGCCGTATGCCGGCAGTGGCGAGTTCGGCAACTGGGAACTGTCGGCCAACCGTGCCAACGCGGCGCGCCGTGCGCTGGTGGCCGGTGGTTACCCGGACGGGCAGGTGGCGCGGGTGGTGGGTTACGCCTCGTCGTCGCTGTTCGACCGCAAGGACCCGTTCAACCCGGTCAACCGCCGTATCGATATCATCGTGCTGACCAAGAAGGCCCAGCGCAATATCGAGGGTGAGCAGGGCGCGCCCGAAGCGCCGGCCGCCGAGCCTGCTGCACCGCCGGCTAGCGGCCCTGTGCCGGGGGCTGCCGCACCGGAAGCCCCAGGGGCAACGGAGCAAGCACCGATGCAACCGCGTGAGCTGCGCCAGAAGCTGAACATCTTTGAAGATGGCACGCTGAAGATGGATGAGGCCAAGGAGCAGTAA
- the rsgA gene encoding small ribosomal subunit biogenesis GTPase RsgA: MAKRQLNRRQNWRIEKIQGERAARAAKREQHALQELEGGDLGPEQLGLVIAHFGVQVEVEAQDGETAGQVFRCHLRANLPALVTGDRVVWRAGNQGIGVIVAQMPRSTELCRPNNHGQLKPVAANVDLIVIVFAPAPEPHPNLIDRYLVAAEHAGLRPLLLLNKADLINDENGPGLHALLEVYRELGYPLLEVSAHQGDGMQRLQQQLDGHISVFVGQSGVGKSSLVNSLLPDAGTRVGDLSEWSGQGTHTTTTARLYHFPNGGDLIDSPGIREFGLGHVSRDDVEDGFIEFRDLFGTCRFRDCKHDREPGCALLKALDEGRIKPQRMNSYRSIIASLTEDSY, encoded by the coding sequence ATGGCCAAACGCCAGCTCAATCGCCGCCAGAACTGGCGGATCGAAAAAATCCAGGGCGAGCGCGCCGCTCGCGCCGCCAAACGCGAGCAGCATGCGCTGCAGGAACTGGAAGGCGGCGACCTGGGGCCCGAGCAACTGGGCCTGGTGATCGCGCACTTTGGCGTGCAGGTAGAAGTTGAAGCCCAGGATGGCGAAACCGCAGGCCAGGTGTTCCGCTGCCATTTGCGCGCCAACCTGCCGGCGCTGGTCACTGGCGACCGTGTCGTGTGGCGTGCGGGTAACCAGGGCATCGGCGTAATCGTGGCGCAGATGCCGCGCAGCACCGAGCTGTGCCGGCCGAACAACCACGGTCAACTCAAGCCGGTGGCCGCCAACGTCGACCTGATCGTGATTGTGTTCGCCCCCGCTCCCGAGCCGCACCCGAACCTGATCGACCGCTACCTGGTAGCTGCCGAGCACGCTGGCCTGCGCCCGCTGCTGCTGCTGAACAAGGCCGACCTGATCAACGACGAGAATGGCCCCGGCCTGCATGCGCTGCTGGAAGTCTACCGTGAACTTGGCTACCCGCTGCTGGAAGTATCGGCACACCAGGGTGACGGCATGCAGCGCCTGCAACAGCAACTCGACGGCCACATCAGTGTGTTCGTCGGCCAGTCGGGGGTGGGCAAGTCGTCGCTGGTCAACAGCCTGCTGCCAGATGCCGGCACGCGTGTCGGCGACCTGTCGGAATGGTCGGGCCAAGGTACTCACACCACCACCACGGCGCGGCTATACCACTTCCCTAACGGCGGCGACCTGATCGACTCGCCGGGCATCCGCGAGTTCGGCCTCGGCCATGTCAGCCGCGACGACGTGGAAGATGGCTTCATCGAGTTCCGCGACCTGTTCGGCACCTGCCGCTTCCGCGACTGCAAGCATGACCGCGAACCGGGCTGCGCGCTACTCAAGGCACTGGACGAGGGGCGCATCAAGCCGCAACGCATGAACAGCTACCGCTCGATCATCGCCAGCCTGACAGAAGACAGCTACTGA
- the asd gene encoding archaetidylserine decarboxylase (Phosphatidylserine decarboxylase is synthesized as a single chain precursor. Generation of the pyruvoyl active site from a Ser is coupled to cleavage of a Gly-Ser bond between the larger (beta) and smaller (alpha chains). It is an integral membrane protein.) — protein sequence MKSRLFIISQYLLPHHLLSRLAGCIAECRARWFKNAFTAWFAKRYQVNMSEALVEDLSAYEHFNAFFTRALKPGARPLDETPGAILCPADGAVSQLGPIEHGRIFQAKGHGFSAQELLGGDPAMAAPFMGGEFATIYLSPKDYHRVHMPLAGTLREMVYVPGRLFSVNQTTAENVPELFARNERVVCLFDTERGPMAVVLVGAMIVASIETVWAGLVTPPKRELKTFRYDEASRAPIHLEKGAELGRFKLGSTAIVLFGPEQVKWAENLGAGSAVRMGQLLAEPAQA from the coding sequence ATGAAATCCCGTTTGTTCATCATCAGCCAGTACCTGCTGCCGCACCACCTGCTGTCGCGGCTGGCCGGCTGCATCGCCGAGTGCCGCGCGCGCTGGTTCAAGAATGCCTTCACCGCCTGGTTTGCCAAGCGCTACCAGGTCAACATGTCCGAAGCGCTGGTCGAGGACTTGAGCGCCTACGAGCACTTCAATGCGTTCTTCACCCGCGCCCTGAAGCCGGGTGCCCGCCCGCTGGACGAAACCCCGGGCGCCATCCTGTGCCCGGCCGACGGCGCCGTCAGCCAGCTCGGCCCGATCGAGCACGGCCGCATCTTCCAGGCCAAGGGCCACGGCTTCAGCGCGCAAGAGCTGCTGGGCGGTGACCCGGCCATGGCAGCGCCGTTCATGGGCGGCGAGTTTGCCACCATCTACCTGTCGCCCAAGGACTACCACCGCGTGCACATGCCGCTGGCCGGCACCCTGCGCGAAATGGTCTATGTGCCGGGGCGTCTGTTCTCGGTCAACCAGACCACCGCAGAGAACGTTCCCGAGCTGTTCGCCCGCAACGAGCGCGTGGTCTGCCTGTTCGACACCGAGCGTGGGCCGATGGCCGTGGTGCTGGTGGGTGCGATGATCGTCGCCTCGATCGAAACCGTGTGGGCCGGGCTGGTGACGCCACCCAAGCGTGAGCTGAAGACCTTCCGTTACGACGAAGCCAGCCGCGCGCCGATCCACCTGGAGAAAGGAGCCGAGCTGGGCCGCTTCAAGCTGGGTTCGACCGCCATCGTGCTGTTCGGGCCGGAGCAGGTGAAGTGGGCTGAAAACCTGGGCGCTGGTTCTGCAGTGCGCATGGGGCAATTGTTGGCAGAACCCGCCCAGGCTTGA
- the queG gene encoding tRNA epoxyqueuosine(34) reductase QueG, translating into MSSCTPDLAQLAQSIKIWGQELGFAHVGIAGVDLGEHEHHLQRWLDAGYQGEMEYLGAHGSKRSHPDQLIPGTVRVVSLRMDYLSGDTQMAQRLAQPEKAYISRYALGRDYHKLVRKRVQFLADRIQEAIGPFGYRAFVDSAPVLEKALAEQAGLGWIGKNTLLLNRKAGSYFFLAELFVDLPLPVDEATTSEHCGRCQACLDICPTQAFVGPYVLDARRCISYLTIELRGAIPVELRAKMGNRVFGCDDCQIVCPWNRFAKHSQEQDFQPRHGLENAELAQMFLWDERTFLRKTEGGPLRRAGYERFLRNLAVGLGNAPSTIPVIEALKARREDESELVREHVEWALARHEAQ; encoded by the coding sequence ATGTCCAGCTGCACACCTGACCTCGCCCAACTGGCCCAATCGATCAAGATTTGGGGCCAGGAACTCGGTTTTGCCCATGTCGGCATCGCCGGGGTCGACCTTGGCGAACACGAACACCACCTGCAGCGCTGGCTCGATGCCGGCTACCAGGGCGAAATGGAGTACCTGGGCGCGCACGGCAGCAAGCGTTCGCACCCCGACCAACTGATTCCCGGCACGGTGCGGGTGGTCTCGCTGCGCATGGACTACCTGTCCGGCGACACACAGATGGCGCAGCGCCTGGCACAGCCGGAAAAGGCCTACATATCGCGCTATGCACTGGGCCGGGACTACCACAAGCTGGTGCGCAAGCGCGTGCAATTCCTGGCCGATCGCATCCAGGAAGCCATCGGCCCGTTCGGCTACCGCGCATTCGTCGACAGCGCGCCGGTACTGGAGAAGGCCCTGGCCGAACAGGCCGGGTTGGGCTGGATCGGCAAGAACACCCTTCTGCTCAACCGCAAGGCGGGCAGTTACTTCTTCCTTGCCGAGCTGTTTGTCGATTTGCCGCTACCGGTGGATGAAGCGACTACCAGCGAGCACTGCGGGCGCTGCCAGGCCTGCCTGGACATCTGCCCGACCCAGGCGTTTGTCGGGCCCTATGTGCTGGATGCGCGGCGTTGCATCTCGTACCTGACCATCGAGCTGAGAGGCGCGATCCCTGTCGAGCTGCGCGCAAAGATGGGCAACCGGGTGTTCGGCTGCGATGACTGCCAGATCGTCTGCCCGTGGAACCGCTTTGCCAAGCACAGCCAGGAACAGGACTTCCAGCCGCGGCACGGGCTGGAGAATGCCGAGTTGGCGCAGATGTTCCTGTGGGATGAGCGCACCTTCCTGCGCAAGACCGAGGGCGGGCCGTTGCGGCGGGCGGGGTATGAGCGATTCTTGCGCAACCTGGCGGTGGGGTTGGGCAATGCGCCTTCCACCATTCCTGTGATCGAGGCGCTGAAGGCCCGGCGCGAGGACGAATCAGAACTGGTGCGCGAGCATGTGGAGTGGGCTTTGGCCCGGCACGAAGCTCAATAG
- the orn gene encoding oligoribonuclease has protein sequence MQNPQNLIWIDLEMTGLDPDSDVIIEMATIVTDSQLNTLAEGPVIAIHHSDEVLARMDEWNTRTHGASGLTQRVRESKVSMAEAEAQTIAFLEQWVPKGKSPICGNSICQDRRFLYRHMRNLENYFHYRNLDVSTLKELAARWAPDVRDSFKKGNTHLALDDIRESIAELRHYREHFIKV, from the coding sequence ATGCAAAACCCACAGAACCTGATCTGGATCGACCTGGAAATGACCGGCCTGGATCCGGACAGCGATGTCATCATCGAGATGGCCACCATCGTCACCGACAGCCAGCTGAACACCCTGGCGGAAGGGCCGGTGATCGCCATCCACCACAGTGACGAAGTGCTGGCGCGCATGGACGAATGGAACACCCGCACCCACGGTGCTTCGGGCCTGACCCAGCGCGTGCGCGAGAGCAAGGTCAGCATGGCTGAAGCCGAGGCGCAGACCATCGCCTTCCTCGAGCAGTGGGTGCCGAAAGGCAAGTCGCCAATCTGCGGCAACAGCATCTGCCAGGACCGCCGCTTCCTCTATCGCCACATGCGCAACCTGGAAAACTACTTCCACTACCGCAACCTGGATGTTTCCACCCTGAAAGAACTGGCCGCGCGCTGGGCGCCGGACGTGCGTGACAGCTTCAAGAAGGGCAACACCCACCTGGCGCTGGACGATATCCGCGAATCGATCGCCGAACTGCGCCACTATCGCGAGCATTTCATCAAGGTGTGA
- a CDS encoding HDOD domain-containing protein, which yields MPIETKVPAQAPRTLEAWVKLLESVRIPVPKHSYDRVMAAINDSRRSLRDIAELMQDSPALVLSVMREANHPTNASQAEPAESLEVALNRLGLERSEQLLKRLPSLPVEEIPPVLSQFQLISQHASQQASGLFASRLARLWQEIHWGSLLFLSPLWPLALAYPKLLDTWELRVIHKGEDAAQVEEELFGVRIMALCQTMAEYWRLPQWVTQGYRLLLEEREQLAQVLSIARDEDLLSQQHRLDAEPGLRRWFNQPANTVLLANNLALAAQVGWDNPHLLRWQLLTALYLQTSLEDVQQQVHQQAAASARRHARHALFHPAEALIWPWHQRRPHPDMLAPPPPSSDDLARWRKLCQDLLAQPSPFTNTVHLATQAREALLACGMQRIMLLSLDKASDYLRVQQTAGLPKEAAALALQVSQNKLLQKLMAQAGQLRITPENHSQFSALLPVPLRALFRSEHVLLRSLAVNDQVLMLMVADQGCRPLANISVQAFGKTAQCTERALSVFANRKG from the coding sequence ATGCCAATTGAAACCAAGGTGCCCGCTCAGGCTCCGCGTACGCTAGAAGCCTGGGTAAAGCTGCTGGAGAGTGTTCGCATCCCCGTGCCGAAGCACAGCTACGACCGGGTCATGGCTGCAATCAACGATAGCCGCCGCTCGCTGCGCGACATCGCCGAACTGATGCAGGATAGCCCGGCACTGGTGCTATCGGTGATGCGCGAAGCCAATCACCCCACCAACGCCAGCCAGGCCGAGCCAGCCGAAAGCCTGGAGGTCGCCCTCAACCGCCTGGGCCTGGAGCGCAGTGAGCAACTGCTCAAGCGCCTGCCCTCGCTGCCGGTCGAAGAAATCCCGCCCGTGCTCAGCCAGTTCCAGCTGATCAGCCAGCACGCCTCGCAGCAGGCCAGCGGCCTGTTCGCCAGCCGCCTGGCGCGGCTGTGGCAGGAAATCCACTGGGGCAGCCTGCTGTTCCTGTCACCACTGTGGCCGCTGGCACTGGCCTACCCCAAGCTGCTCGACACCTGGGAGCTGCGGGTTATCCACAAGGGCGAGGACGCCGCCCAGGTAGAGGAAGAGCTGTTTGGCGTGCGCATCATGGCGCTGTGCCAGACCATGGCGGAGTACTGGCGCCTGCCGCAGTGGGTAACCCAGGGTTACCGCCTGCTGCTGGAAGAACGCGAACAACTGGCCCAGGTGCTGAGCATCGCCCGCGACGAAGACCTGCTCAGCCAGCAACACCGCCTGGATGCCGAGCCCGGCCTGCGCCGCTGGTTCAACCAGCCGGCCAACACCGTGCTGCTGGCCAACAACCTTGCGCTGGCGGCGCAGGTGGGCTGGGACAACCCGCACCTGCTGCGCTGGCAACTGCTGACAGCGCTGTACCTGCAGACCTCGCTGGAAGACGTGCAGCAGCAAGTGCACCAACAAGCTGCCGCCAGTGCCCGCCGCCACGCCAGGCATGCCCTGTTCCACCCGGCTGAAGCACTGATCTGGCCCTGGCACCAGCGCCGTCCGCACCCGGACATGCTGGCCCCGCCACCGCCCAGCAGCGACGACCTGGCGCGTTGGCGCAAGCTGTGCCAGGACCTGCTGGCCCAGCCCAGCCCGTTCACCAACACCGTGCACCTGGCCACCCAGGCCCGCGAAGCCCTGCTGGCCTGCGGCATGCAACGCATTATGCTGCTGAGCCTGGACAAGGCCAGCGACTACCTGCGCGTGCAGCAGACCGCCGGCTTGCCCAAAGAGGCCGCGGCCCTGGCCCTGCAGGTGTCGCAAAACAAGCTGCTGCAAAAGCTGATGGCCCAGGCCGGGCAACTGCGCATTACCCCGGAAAACCACAGCCAGTTTTCGGCCCTGCTGCCTGTCCCGCTGCGTGCGCTGTTCCGCAGCGAGCACGTGCTGCTGCGCTCGCTGGCGGTGAACGATCAGGTGCTGATGCTGATGGTGGCCGACCAGGGCTGCCGGCCCTTGGCCAATATCAGCGTGCAGGCCTTCGGCAAGACCGCGCAATGCACCGAGCGGGCACTGTCGGTGTTTGCCAACCGCAAGGGCTGA